Proteins encoded by one window of Candidatus Obscuribacter sp.:
- a CDS encoding MmcQ/YjbR family DNA-binding protein, with protein sequence MNEKQFNAFCKKLPATTYVKQWGESHVWKVGGKVFAIGGWKDSDEDEFAISFKVSDMNFEILQDRPGLRGAPYLASRGLKWIQHYGKPGLSDDGLKDCIKRSYEMIARALSKKKQLELGIKLDAD encoded by the coding sequence ATGAACGAAAAACAATTCAACGCCTTTTGCAAAAAGCTGCCTGCCACCACTTATGTCAAACAATGGGGCGAATCGCATGTCTGGAAGGTCGGAGGCAAGGTCTTTGCCATAGGCGGCTGGAAAGACAGTGACGAGGACGAGTTTGCCATTAGCTTTAAAGTCTCGGACATGAATTTTGAGATTTTGCAGGACAGACCTGGATTGCGTGGCGCGCCCTATCTTGCCTCGCGTGGACTCAAATGGATACAGCACTATGGCAAGCCTGGTCTCAGTGACGACGGGCTCAAGGATTGCATTAAGCGCTCATACGAGATGATTGCCAGAGCGCTGTCAAAAAAGAAACAGTTGGAGCTAGGCATTAAGCTGGATGCTGATTAG